The following are encoded in a window of Brevibacillus sp. DP1.3A genomic DNA:
- a CDS encoding putative 2-aminoethylphosphonate ABC transporter permease subunit — protein MKEITSLFDGKAMQKWFIALVVLGLSASVLLPLGQLFSKAFYNKNGQFIGLDNFVTYFSTPALAGSLNNTLYISAMTTLIAVTLAFLFAYALTRSGIRGKRVFRAIALLPLFAPTMMHGIALTYLFGNQGLVTTGIFGLLPFQWDIDLYGQVGIILAEIVYVFPQAYLILAVSLAFADYQLYEAADTLGANHWRKFFVVTIPSVKYGIVSACFVCFTLSFTDFGAPKVVGGQFSVMATDVYKQVIGQQNMTMGATVGLLLIIPALVAFIVDRIVERKQHAAVTAKSKPYRIKENRLRDLFYFILCVSVSGFLLLLMAAVVLASFIKVWPYNLTFGLDHYDFSNVAGEGIEPLWNSILVALLTAVIGTAVTFITAYTIEKSQVWKGLRQAGYFLSILPLALPGMVIGLAYIFFFNNPSNPFHGMYGTIWILILANVIHFFAVGFITATSALKKLDPEFEQAAESMGISQTKLLWRVTIPVCMPAIVEMVVYFFINSMVTISAVVFLYAADFKLASVSIINMDDAGDVAPAAAMSVLIVFLNIIARAGAEWIASKLRKRTTGSYQEKGQVA, from the coding sequence ATGAAGGAAATAACATCGCTCTTCGATGGAAAAGCCATGCAAAAGTGGTTCATCGCTCTCGTCGTACTTGGATTGTCAGCGAGTGTTCTGTTGCCACTAGGCCAGTTGTTTTCCAAAGCATTCTATAACAAGAACGGTCAGTTCATCGGCCTGGACAATTTCGTTACGTACTTTTCCACCCCAGCACTGGCAGGGTCACTGAATAATACCTTGTACATTTCTGCGATGACGACGCTGATCGCAGTCACACTCGCTTTTCTGTTCGCGTATGCCTTGACGCGCAGCGGGATTCGCGGAAAACGAGTCTTTCGGGCGATCGCGCTGTTGCCGCTGTTTGCGCCCACGATGATGCACGGAATCGCCCTGACCTACCTCTTTGGGAATCAAGGGCTGGTGACGACGGGGATCTTCGGGTTGCTCCCGTTTCAATGGGACATCGATTTGTACGGCCAAGTGGGGATTATTTTGGCGGAGATCGTCTATGTTTTCCCGCAAGCGTATTTGATTCTCGCTGTTTCCCTTGCTTTTGCCGACTATCAGCTGTACGAAGCGGCGGATACGCTCGGGGCGAACCATTGGCGCAAATTTTTTGTAGTAACGATTCCTAGCGTGAAATACGGTATCGTCAGCGCCTGCTTTGTCTGTTTTACTCTCTCGTTTACTGACTTCGGGGCACCAAAGGTTGTCGGCGGACAGTTTTCCGTAATGGCGACAGACGTCTACAAGCAGGTCATCGGTCAGCAAAATATGACGATGGGAGCAACGGTTGGGCTGCTTTTGATCATTCCCGCTCTCGTGGCGTTTATCGTGGACCGGATTGTTGAGCGGAAGCAACACGCGGCTGTAACAGCCAAGTCCAAACCGTATCGAATCAAGGAAAATCGTTTGCGCGACTTATTTTATTTCATTCTCTGTGTGAGCGTCAGCGGATTTTTGCTGCTTCTCATGGCTGCGGTGGTACTGGCTTCTTTCATCAAAGTATGGCCGTACAATCTGACTTTCGGCTTGGATCATTACGACTTTTCCAACGTAGCCGGAGAAGGGATCGAGCCACTGTGGAACAGTATTCTGGTCGCTTTGCTGACGGCAGTGATCGGGACGGCGGTCACGTTTATTACCGCCTACACCATTGAAAAATCCCAAGTGTGGAAGGGGCTTCGCCAAGCTGGATACTTCCTGTCGATTCTCCCCTTGGCATTGCCGGGGATGGTCATTGGACTAGCGTACATTTTCTTCTTCAATAATCCATCAAATCCATTTCACGGCATGTACGGAACGATCTGGATTTTGATTTTGGCGAACGTCATTCATTTTTTCGCAGTTGGCTTCATTACAGCAACGAGCGCGTTGAAAAAGCTCGATCCCGAATTCGAGCAAGCGGCAGAGTCCATGGGGATCTCGCAGACAAAGCTATTGTGGCGCGTCACGATTCCCGTCTGTATGCCGGCGATTGTCGAAATGGTGGTGTACTTTTTCATCAACTCGATGGTGACGATTTCGGCGGTTGTTTTTCTGTACGCAGCGGATTTCAAGTTGGCATCTGTCTCCATCATCAACATGGATGACGCAGGGGATGTGGCTCCGGCAGCAGCGATGTCGGTATTGATCGTTTTCCTCAACATCATCGCACGTGCTGGCGCAGAATGGATCGCATCCAAACTTCGCAAGCGGACAACAGGGTCCTACCAAGAGAAAGGTCAGGTGGCATAA
- a CDS encoding ABC transporter substrate-binding protein produces MVRTVRNAGLAWMALLLIMMLVLTACAEKAAEPTSTEQKASTENTAAKTKVVKDAYGDVEIPVNPKRVAAIYQEDFLTALGVTPVVQWYHPAWGKQDYLGLDVPLFDITGSIEALLAANPDIIIVDGYADPKKYEEFSKVAPTYKLPDELRNDTIGRLKKIAEVLGVPEKADEAIQKYNEKIADTKAKLEKAIGNETVAVIRLNVGNKPNLALFGDGNVYTGMLYKELGLTPYSAAKNQETHVVLSEEAIPAIDADHIIVFPSNGTWTSEENKDALKILESPIWKSVPAVKKGHVYPMERTHWQSGAMLANMKKADDLVKAFVK; encoded by the coding sequence ATGGTAAGAACGGTTCGAAATGCAGGATTGGCATGGATGGCATTATTATTGATCATGATGCTCGTGTTAACTGCGTGTGCAGAAAAAGCAGCGGAGCCAACATCCACTGAGCAGAAAGCATCGACAGAGAACACCGCTGCAAAAACCAAAGTGGTTAAAGACGCCTATGGCGATGTAGAAATTCCGGTAAATCCAAAGCGAGTAGCGGCGATTTATCAGGAGGACTTCTTGACAGCACTGGGTGTAACCCCGGTTGTCCAGTGGTATCACCCGGCGTGGGGCAAACAGGATTACCTCGGGCTGGACGTGCCGCTTTTTGATATTACGGGAAGTATTGAAGCGTTACTTGCAGCCAATCCGGATATCATCATTGTGGATGGCTACGCTGATCCTAAGAAATACGAGGAATTCAGCAAGGTAGCTCCTACGTACAAGCTGCCGGATGAACTCCGTAACGACACGATTGGAAGACTCAAGAAAATCGCCGAGGTGCTAGGCGTTCCAGAAAAAGCAGACGAAGCGATCCAAAAGTATAATGAGAAAATTGCGGATACCAAGGCAAAGCTTGAAAAGGCGATTGGCAACGAAACGGTGGCCGTCATTCGTTTGAACGTGGGAAATAAGCCGAATTTGGCCCTCTTCGGAGATGGCAATGTTTACACAGGCATGCTCTATAAGGAGTTGGGCCTTACGCCATATTCCGCTGCCAAAAATCAAGAAACACACGTGGTATTATCAGAAGAAGCCATCCCGGCTATCGATGCAGACCATATCATTGTGTTCCCGTCGAACGGCACGTGGACTTCCGAAGAAAACAAGGATGCGCTCAAGATTTTGGAGAGCCCGATCTGGAAATCTGTTCCTGCTGTGAAAAAAGGTCATGTCTACCCAATGGAGCGGACACATTGGCAATCCGGTGCCATGCTGGCCAATATGAAGAAGGCAGACGACTTGGTCAAAGCGTTTGTAAAGTAA
- a CDS encoding saccharopine dehydrogenase family protein gives MKVFCLGGAGNICREAVLDLVMHSDFEQITIGDFNEEEGRKVVEWLNDPRVDFVPVNVRDHADTVQKMRGYDIVMDGTTITLNGLSTAAIAEAGCHGINLNGFGEENASDAIFRDHGKTCLPGFGMTPGLTQMMAMHAANQLDEVDEVRVSHGSFRPIAFSKSITETTTYEYDPDLPGRVVYENGAFIQVPPFARPREIKLPEPYGKTIQYIIPHAETKTLAQALSPKGVKLIEVRGTWPKQNMELVKALYDYGFLRNDPITVGETKVGILDCISQYLYNSREGKETELYGYSLHVEVTGTKDGCKVGHILYHTHPASDGSVADWAGLRAYTRNVGIPLAIATEQIAKGNVKAIGVITPEEAFDPAVIFHELAKRQIYIHGEKIEMT, from the coding sequence ATGAAAGTGTTTTGCTTGGGTGGAGCGGGAAATATTTGTCGAGAAGCTGTGCTCGATCTCGTGATGCATTCGGATTTTGAGCAGATCACGATCGGCGATTTTAATGAAGAAGAAGGTCGCAAGGTAGTCGAGTGGCTGAACGATCCACGCGTAGATTTTGTTCCGGTAAATGTACGCGATCATGCGGATACGGTCCAAAAAATGCGCGGTTACGACATCGTCATGGACGGAACCACGATCACGCTGAACGGCCTGTCTACTGCTGCGATTGCGGAGGCTGGCTGCCATGGCATCAATTTGAACGGTTTTGGGGAAGAAAACGCATCGGATGCGATCTTTCGCGACCATGGGAAGACTTGTCTGCCAGGCTTTGGCATGACGCCTGGACTGACCCAAATGATGGCGATGCATGCAGCGAACCAGCTCGATGAAGTCGACGAAGTCCGCGTCAGCCACGGTTCCTTTCGCCCGATTGCCTTTTCCAAATCGATCACAGAGACGACGACCTATGAGTATGATCCAGATTTGCCAGGGCGCGTCGTCTATGAAAATGGCGCATTCATTCAAGTCCCGCCATTTGCTCGCCCACGCGAAATAAAGCTTCCCGAGCCGTATGGAAAAACCATTCAGTACATCATTCCTCATGCAGAGACAAAAACGCTCGCACAGGCTTTGTCTCCAAAAGGGGTAAAGCTGATCGAGGTGCGGGGAACATGGCCGAAGCAAAACATGGAGCTGGTCAAAGCCCTCTATGATTATGGCTTTTTACGGAACGATCCCATCACGGTAGGCGAAACAAAGGTAGGAATCCTTGATTGTATCTCCCAATACCTCTACAATTCTAGGGAGGGAAAAGAGACGGAATTATACGGGTATTCTCTTCATGTCGAGGTGACAGGTACCAAGGACGGTTGCAAAGTAGGACACATCCTGTACCATACACATCCGGCATCTGACGGCTCTGTAGCTGACTGGGCTGGGCTGCGCGCCTATACCCGCAACGTAGGAATCCCGCTGGCGATTGCGACTGAGCAGATCGCAAAAGGAAACGTAAAAGCTATTGGCGTCATAACTCCAGAAGAAGCATTTGATCCGGCTGTGATTTTTCACGAGCTGGCAAAACGTCAGATTTACATCCATGGAGAGAAGATCGAAATGACGTAA
- a CDS encoding AraC family transcriptional regulator produces MLHSIPPHPPLGSLHFQLCKVERTASPSPTPFHTLLFFTKGYGSLRIDDQTTSPLAGKCFLLLPSTPFAIESLYDSAIDCYQISFTVIQFDADNRPLPYPHALLDGRIELSAHPSARLLRLCEALLLGRSTSSEMDSFWQQLRFQKLLGFLLEQNLSPDHIPSKSKEVENSIAYIQQNYQENMTVKQLAQLANVPSWQYTLLFRQLTGKKPLEYLTALRIHHAKKLLKSSNDSLRDIASQVGFTDEYYFNRRFRKTTGYTPRQYSRLTHRMELVQDWTGHEVEIPLQPQRIIYIGETFNDLLALHVENIVGGNFTWMERTIYRDRVRHMHDISFPVDYDHLTTLKPDLIIFANAEEDKYKQMSQIAPTLTFNSFASLEERLHTLGDWLGKKNEAREWLRKYHTNATAMWNQLCSELVPGETASVFIHGQGGRLFVMGTSGLSSALYHPNGFSPVDKIQEVLQAGYGFIEIREEDIPLYAGDRIFILLSEDPESRQATIAFMQSDRWHSLPAVQNGYVYVVEAQKWNYGAALTRERLLHMLPLLLRHSS; encoded by the coding sequence ATGCTTCACTCTATACCACCTCATCCCCCGCTCGGTTCCCTTCATTTTCAGTTGTGTAAAGTAGAGCGGACGGCTAGTCCTTCACCCACTCCCTTCCATACCCTGCTCTTCTTCACAAAAGGTTACGGCAGCCTCCGTATTGACGACCAAACGACTTCACCTTTGGCAGGAAAGTGTTTTTTACTTTTACCGTCTACCCCTTTTGCTATCGAATCCTTGTACGACAGCGCGATTGATTGCTACCAAATCTCGTTTACCGTCATTCAGTTCGATGCAGACAATAGACCACTACCGTACCCACACGCACTGCTTGATGGCCGTATCGAGCTGTCGGCTCACCCTTCTGCCCGGCTCTTGCGCTTATGTGAGGCTTTGCTCTTGGGCCGTTCAACTTCTTCTGAAATGGACAGCTTTTGGCAGCAATTGCGGTTCCAGAAGCTGCTCGGATTTTTGCTGGAGCAAAATCTCTCTCCTGACCATATCCCTAGCAAGAGCAAAGAGGTCGAGAACAGCATTGCTTATATCCAACAAAATTATCAAGAGAACATGACGGTCAAGCAGTTGGCACAACTGGCCAATGTGCCGTCGTGGCAGTACACGCTGCTCTTTCGCCAGTTGACGGGTAAAAAGCCTTTGGAGTATTTGACCGCACTGCGTATTCATCATGCGAAAAAGCTCCTGAAAAGCTCGAACGATTCATTGCGGGACATCGCCTCGCAGGTCGGCTTCACGGATGAGTATTACTTCAATCGTCGGTTTCGAAAGACGACCGGTTACACGCCAAGGCAATATTCCAGGCTGACTCACCGCATGGAGCTCGTGCAGGACTGGACAGGGCATGAGGTAGAGATCCCTCTTCAGCCACAACGCATCATTTATATTGGGGAGACGTTTAATGATTTGCTCGCGCTCCATGTTGAAAATATCGTCGGCGGGAATTTTACCTGGATGGAACGAACGATCTATCGAGACAGGGTGAGACACATGCACGATATCTCCTTTCCTGTTGACTATGATCATTTGACGACATTGAAGCCAGATCTGATCATTTTCGCAAACGCAGAAGAAGACAAATACAAGCAGATGAGCCAGATTGCCCCAACACTCACGTTTAATTCATTTGCTTCGCTGGAGGAACGGTTGCATACACTGGGAGACTGGCTGGGGAAAAAGAACGAGGCGCGAGAATGGCTCAGGAAATACCACACGAATGCTACCGCTATGTGGAATCAGCTCTGTTCCGAGCTTGTGCCGGGTGAGACTGCATCTGTCTTTATCCATGGGCAAGGCGGGCGACTGTTTGTAATGGGCACTTCAGGACTTTCCTCCGCCCTCTACCATCCAAACGGTTTTTCTCCTGTGGATAAAATTCAAGAAGTATTGCAAGCTGGCTACGGCTTTATTGAAATTCGAGAGGAGGACATCCCCCTGTACGCAGGCGATCGGATCTTTATACTGCTGTCCGAAGACCCCGAATCGCGTCAGGCTACCATCGCATTCATGCAAAGTGATAGGTGGCACAGTCTGCCTGCCGTTCAGAACGGCTATGTCTATGTTGTAGAAGCGCAAAAATGGAATTATGGCGCTGCCCTTACCAGAGAGAGATTGCTGCATATGCTGCCACTTTTGCTGCGCCATTCTTCCTAA
- the phnW gene encoding 2-aminoethylphosphonate--pyruvate transaminase, protein MNQTRPTDNSYLLLTPGPLTTSSTVREAMLRDWCTWDRDYNELVQEIRQKLVRLATSQVEEYTSVLVQGSGTFCVEAVVSSAIPADGKLLVLTNGAYGDRIVEMAQVHGIATEVIDFGEVTKADVEAVEQKLAADATITHVAVVHSETTTGMLNPIKEIGEVAKKYGKVYIVDAMSSFGGIPMDAAELSIDFLISSANKCIQGVPGFGFVIAKTSALIKCKGIARTLSLDLYSQWKTMEEQNGKWRYTSPTHVVRAFYQALIELEAEGGVEKRYERYQRNQQLLAEGMERIGFRILLPKESQSPFITSFYYPESEAFTFAQLYERLKQAGFVIYPGKISQADTFRIGNIGEVYPEDIERLIAAMENNRFWLE, encoded by the coding sequence ATGAATCAGACACGACCAACCGACAATTCGTACTTGTTGCTCACCCCCGGACCATTAACCACTTCATCAACCGTACGCGAGGCAATGCTGCGGGACTGGTGCACCTGGGATCGGGATTACAATGAACTGGTACAGGAAATCCGCCAAAAGCTCGTCCGATTGGCAACCTCGCAGGTAGAGGAGTATACGAGCGTTTTGGTGCAAGGCAGCGGGACCTTTTGTGTGGAAGCGGTGGTGAGCAGTGCGATTCCCGCAGACGGCAAGCTGCTCGTCCTGACGAATGGCGCATATGGGGATCGGATCGTGGAAATGGCACAAGTCCATGGAATCGCGACGGAGGTAATTGATTTTGGCGAAGTGACAAAAGCCGATGTAGAGGCAGTGGAGCAGAAACTAGCAGCGGATGCAACGATCACGCATGTGGCTGTCGTGCATTCAGAAACGACTACCGGCATGCTCAATCCCATCAAAGAAATCGGTGAAGTCGCCAAGAAGTACGGAAAAGTCTATATCGTAGATGCGATGAGCAGCTTCGGTGGCATTCCGATGGATGCAGCAGAGCTCTCGATCGACTTCCTGATCTCAAGCGCAAACAAATGCATCCAAGGTGTGCCTGGCTTTGGTTTTGTCATTGCCAAAACTTCTGCGCTCATCAAATGCAAAGGGATTGCCCGTACGTTGTCCCTCGATTTGTACAGCCAGTGGAAGACGATGGAGGAGCAAAACGGAAAGTGGCGCTATACTTCTCCGACTCATGTCGTGCGAGCTTTTTATCAAGCACTGATAGAGCTTGAGGCAGAAGGGGGAGTTGAAAAACGCTACGAGCGTTACCAGCGAAATCAGCAGCTACTCGCAGAAGGCATGGAGCGCATTGGTTTTCGCATCCTGTTGCCAAAAGAATCGCAATCGCCCTTCATCACTTCCTTTTATTATCCCGAAAGCGAAGCATTCACCTTTGCACAGCTGTATGAGCGGTTAAAGCAGGCAGGCTTCGTCATTTATCCGGGCAAAATCTCGCAAGCGGACACGTTTCGGATTGGCAATATCGGAGAGGTTTACCCAGAGGATATCGAGAGATTAATCGCTGCTATGGAAAACAATCGTTTCTGGCTGGAGTAA
- the phnX gene encoding phosphonoacetaldehyde hydrolase, with amino-acid sequence MKAVVFDWAGTMVDYGCFAPLAVFLQVFKNRGIELTAAEAREPMGMLKRDHIQALCKMERVAALWQERYGRLPNEADVDELYADFEPMLMATLHEYATPVPGAIELVGRLREQGIKIGSTTGYTREMMNVVAASAKQQGYEPDALVTPSEVPAGRPYPWMCYQNAILLDVYPMNEMVKVGDTTSDMKEGRNAGMWTVGVLKGGSELGLSLEEVMSMPQEELDKRLAIATERLMAAGAHYVIEEIGCLDEVLKNIEMRHAGGERP; translated from the coding sequence ATGAAAGCAGTAGTATTTGATTGGGCAGGAACGATGGTAGATTACGGATGTTTCGCTCCTTTAGCTGTCTTTTTGCAGGTGTTCAAAAACCGGGGGATTGAGCTGACAGCAGCAGAAGCGCGCGAACCGATGGGGATGCTCAAGCGCGATCATATCCAGGCACTTTGCAAAATGGAGCGGGTAGCAGCGCTTTGGCAAGAGCGTTACGGTCGACTTCCGAATGAAGCGGATGTGGACGAATTGTACGCTGACTTTGAACCGATGCTGATGGCGACGCTGCACGAGTACGCCACTCCTGTTCCGGGAGCAATTGAATTGGTAGGACGACTGCGCGAGCAAGGAATCAAAATCGGCTCGACCACAGGCTACACGAGAGAAATGATGAACGTCGTAGCGGCCTCAGCTAAACAACAGGGCTACGAGCCAGACGCACTGGTCACCCCGAGTGAAGTGCCTGCTGGACGTCCATATCCATGGATGTGCTATCAAAATGCGATCCTGCTGGATGTATATCCCATGAACGAGATGGTCAAAGTCGGTGATACGACAAGCGATATGAAAGAAGGAAGAAACGCCGGGATGTGGACCGTTGGTGTCCTGAAGGGTGGAAGCGAGCTCGGCTTGTCCTTGGAGGAAGTGATGAGTATGCCACAGGAAGAGCTGGATAAAAGGTTGGCTATCGCAACAGAACGACTGATGGCGGCGGGTGCGCACTACGTGATCGAGGAGATCGGATGCTTGGATGAGGTGCTAAAAAACATCGAGATGCGTCATGCAGGAGGAGAGAGACCATGA
- a CDS encoding ABC transporter substrate-binding protein produces the protein MKHMRNISGTLGIFILTSSLLIGCSPSASQATTASTLGQEATSTTSSAASQKNQTRPYTDYLGHAGNIPVSPARIIYSGETFGDMLALGVKPIGGFGYANQIFEDQLHDVENVGFPINLEKVLELQPDLIIHANTEEKEYEQLSKIAPTVIFDTFAPLEERMTQLGDMIGKPEAATKWLADYKRKSEEMWKKLKESGIMKEGETVSVFTYYPGDRLFVMARTGLSQVLYDTNGFKPTAPIQEILDAQKGFELISVERLPEIAGDRIFILNTASEEAEKSTQELLKSRIWKDLPAVKNGYVYFIDIEKSSSDATTREWLLQRIPEILAK, from the coding sequence ATGAAACACATGCGCAACATAAGCGGAACACTAGGAATCTTCATACTGACTAGCAGCTTGCTCATCGGATGCAGTCCATCCGCTTCGCAAGCAACTACCGCTTCCACGCTTGGACAAGAAGCAACGAGCACAACGAGCAGCGCGGCTAGTCAGAAAAACCAGACGCGTCCATATACTGATTATCTCGGGCATGCAGGCAACATCCCGGTCTCCCCTGCACGAATCATCTATTCCGGTGAGACCTTTGGCGATATGCTCGCGTTGGGCGTGAAGCCGATTGGGGGATTCGGGTACGCCAACCAAATCTTTGAGGACCAGCTGCACGATGTCGAGAATGTCGGTTTTCCCATTAATCTCGAAAAGGTCCTGGAATTACAGCCCGACCTGATCATCCATGCAAATACCGAAGAAAAAGAATATGAACAGCTATCCAAAATCGCCCCTACCGTCATTTTTGATACATTCGCGCCGTTGGAAGAGCGGATGACCCAGCTCGGAGATATGATTGGAAAACCCGAAGCAGCCACCAAATGGCTTGCCGATTACAAGCGCAAATCGGAAGAGATGTGGAAGAAGCTGAAGGAGTCTGGCATCATGAAAGAAGGAGAAACCGTCTCTGTCTTTACCTATTATCCGGGTGATCGGCTGTTTGTCATGGCAAGAACAGGGCTTTCCCAAGTCCTCTACGATACAAATGGATTCAAGCCGACTGCGCCCATTCAGGAAATACTCGATGCACAAAAAGGATTTGAACTCATCTCTGTGGAACGTTTGCCCGAAATAGCGGGAGATCGTATCTTTATACTGAATACTGCGAGCGAGGAAGCGGAGAAATCAACGCAGGAGCTGCTAAAATCACGCATCTGGAAGGACCTCCCTGCTGTTAAAAACGGATATGTCTACTTTATCGACATCGAAAAATCTAGCAGTGATGCGACAACAAGAGAATGGCTCCTGCAAAGGATTCCTGAAATCCTGGCGAAGTAA
- a CDS encoding DeoR/GlpR family DNA-binding transcription regulator — MSLFGEERKQIILQLINSNGKVRTNELVEKLQVSSESIRRYLEELEAEKKLKRVYGGAVKLTVERSEPSHFAREVLRAEEKKRIGRLAADLVQDSDTIVIDEGTTPLKMISFLVTKKDLTILTSSITALNRLIEYQNNGMLAADIYFLGGKVSAKHHRVSGTYAEKMMKQFYVDKAFIAADGILLHKGLTCYEPDRTELARCFIENANESIVLADHSKIGVSTLCKIADLGEVDIVISDTAAPAEWNKGLQAKNVAWMVAEE, encoded by the coding sequence GTGTCGTTGTTCGGGGAAGAGCGTAAGCAAATCATTTTGCAGTTGATCAATTCCAATGGCAAGGTGCGGACCAATGAACTGGTCGAAAAGCTGCAAGTCTCGTCTGAGTCGATCCGCAGGTATTTGGAAGAGCTGGAAGCGGAGAAAAAGCTGAAGCGGGTTTATGGCGGAGCCGTAAAGCTGACAGTGGAGCGCTCTGAGCCTTCTCATTTTGCCCGTGAAGTCTTGCGAGCGGAAGAAAAGAAACGGATTGGACGGTTGGCTGCAGACTTGGTGCAAGACAGCGATACCATTGTCATCGATGAAGGGACAACGCCTTTGAAAATGATCAGCTTTCTCGTGACGAAAAAAGATTTGACGATCCTCACTAGCTCGATCACAGCGCTGAATCGATTAATCGAGTACCAAAACAATGGAATGCTTGCGGCAGACATCTATTTCCTAGGTGGAAAGGTGAGCGCCAAGCATCATCGGGTAAGCGGGACCTATGCAGAGAAGATGATGAAACAATTTTATGTGGACAAGGCGTTTATCGCGGCAGACGGCATCTTGCTCCATAAAGGCTTGACCTGCTATGAGCCGGATCGAACGGAACTCGCCCGTTGTTTCATCGAAAATGCCAATGAAAGTATTGTGCTAGCGGACCACTCCAAGATCGGGGTAAGCACATTGTGCAAGATCGCAGACTTGGGAGAGGTCGACATCGTGATCAGCGATACGGCAGCACCAGCAGAATGGAATAAAGGACTCCAAGCAAAAAATGTAGCATGGATGGTAGCAGAGGAGTAG